In one Anaerohalosphaeraceae bacterium genomic region, the following are encoded:
- the rpsS gene encoding 30S ribosomal protein S19, whose product MGRSRKKGPYVDEKLYLKVRRQMETGSKEPIKTWARSCTVIPEFVGYTFLVHNGKMFHKVFVTEDMVGHKLGEFSMTRTFRGHSGAKKEEAK is encoded by the coding sequence ATGGGACGCTCGCGAAAAAAAGGGCCGTATGTTGACGAAAAGCTGTATCTGAAGGTTCGCCGGCAGATGGAAACCGGCAGCAAGGAGCCCATCAAGACCTGGGCCCGCTCCTGCACGGTCATTCCGGAATTTGTGGGCTATACCTTTCTGGTCCACAACGGCAAGATGTTTCACAAGGTGTTTGTAACGGAAGATATGGTAGGGCATAAATTGGGTGAATTTTCGATGACCCGTACGTTCCGCGGCCACTCCGGCGCCAAGAAAGAAGAGGCCAAATAA
- the rplB gene encoding 50S ribosomal protein L2 has translation MAIRVYKPTSPGRRNASVIDYKKELTAFRPEKSLCVRIKKSGGRNNTGETTVRFRGGGGRRIYRIIDFKRNKDNMPAKVLTIEYDPNRNCFISLVQYEDGEKRYILAPQGIQVGQTVESGPSVEPKIGNAMPLEFVPVGVEIHNIELEAGQGGKLVRTAGGVARVMAKEGDWVTIVLPSGEMRMVRKECRATIGQLSNSDYQNVKVGKAGRNRHKGIRPHVRGKAMNPVAHPLGGGEGRANGGRHPCSPTGVLAKGGKTRNPRKVSSRRIIRRRKSNRGVQLVL, from the coding sequence ATGGCCATTCGAGTGTATAAACCGACCAGTCCCGGACGCCGGAATGCTTCGGTGATTGACTATAAGAAGGAATTGACGGCGTTTCGTCCGGAAAAGAGTTTATGCGTTCGCATCAAAAAGAGCGGCGGCCGAAACAATACCGGCGAGACAACGGTTCGGTTCCGCGGGGGCGGCGGGCGCCGGATTTACCGGATTATCGATTTCAAGCGGAACAAGGACAATATGCCCGCCAAGGTCCTGACGATTGAGTATGATCCGAATCGAAACTGCTTTATCTCGCTGGTGCAGTACGAAGACGGGGAGAAGCGCTATATTCTGGCCCCGCAGGGCATTCAGGTGGGCCAGACGGTCGAAAGCGGACCTTCGGTGGAGCCGAAAATCGGCAATGCGATGCCGCTGGAGTTTGTGCCGGTCGGCGTGGAAATTCACAATATTGAGCTGGAAGCCGGCCAGGGCGGCAAACTGGTTCGGACGGCCGGCGGCGTGGCCCGTGTAATGGCCAAGGAAGGCGACTGGGTGACGATTGTTCTGCCCAGCGGCGAGATGCGAATGGTTCGCAAGGAATGCCGGGCGACCATCGGGCAGCTGAGCAATTCGGATTACCAGAACGTCAAGGTCGGCAAGGCCGGACGGAATCGTCATAAAGGGATTCGCCCGCATGTTCGCGGAAAGGCGATGAACCCGGTGGCCCACCCGCTGGGCGGCGGCGAAGGCCGAGCCAACGGCGGCCGTCATCCCTGCTCGCCGACCGGGGTGCTGGCCAAGGGCGGCAAGACGCGCAACCCGCGCAAGGTCAGCAGCCGCCGGATTATCCGACGCCGCAAGAGCAATCGGGGTGTTCAGTTGGTGCTGTAG
- the rpsQ gene encoding 30S ribosomal protein S17, with protein sequence MEAVKNKKIQKKRGTVVSRSGDKSIVVRIDYLMKHPKYEKYIRRRTKLAVHDPANEAGVGDFVEITPCRPISKRKSWRLVKILQKAVKE encoded by the coding sequence ATGGAAGCAGTCAAGAACAAGAAGATTCAGAAGAAGCGCGGAACCGTGGTCAGCCGCAGCGGAGACAAGAGCATCGTGGTGCGGATTGATTACCTGATGAAGCACCCGAAATATGAGAAGTATATCCGCCGGCGGACGAAACTGGCGGTGCATGACCCGGCGAATGAGGCCGGCGTAGGTGATTTTGTGGAAATTACTCCATGCCGCCCCATCAGCAAGCGGAAGAGCTGGCGGCTGGTGAAGATTTTGCAGAAAGCGGTCAAAGAGTAA
- the rplV gene encoding 50S ribosomal protein L22 translates to MLNVKKFNQICRQRKMTLQQLAGHLARGGRSEQDAVRALRNWRKGLLTPKPNSDDIRRLAEALGVEVQDISQWRAMYRYAPMSPRKVHLVTQLIQGREVQEALDILQFTRKRAAEAVRKVLQSAIANADEQEADVENLVVSEARVDPAGRRIGTKAWRAKDRGRAHPIRKEASHIIVSVSQQ, encoded by the coding sequence ATGCTGAATGTAAAAAAATTCAATCAGATATGCCGTCAGCGGAAGATGACGCTTCAGCAGCTGGCCGGACATCTGGCCCGCGGAGGCCGCAGCGAACAGGATGCCGTACGGGCGCTTCGAAACTGGCGGAAGGGCCTTCTGACGCCGAAACCGAATTCGGATGATATTCGCCGGCTGGCGGAAGCGCTGGGCGTGGAAGTCCAGGATATCTCCCAGTGGCGGGCGATGTATCGTTATGCTCCGATGTCGCCTCGGAAGGTGCATCTGGTTACCCAGCTGATTCAGGGCCGGGAGGTGCAGGAAGCACTGGATATCCTTCAGTTCACCCGCAAGCGGGCGGCAGAGGCGGTTCGCAAAGTGCTGCAGAGCGCGATTGCCAATGCGGATGAGCAGGAGGCGGATGTGGAGAATCTGGTTGTGTCGGAAGCGAGGGTGGATCCGGCGGGCCGGCGCATCGGGACCAAGGCGTGGCGGGCCAAAGACCGCGGACGCGCCCATCCGATTCGAAAAGAGGCCAGTCATATTATAGTGTCCGTATCGCAGCAATAA
- the rplC gene encoding 50S ribosomal protein L3: MVMLLGKKVGMTQVYDEAGRMTPVTVLQAGPCTILQVKTPEKDGYCALQLGYDDVKPSRVKKPQKGHADKAGATVKRFIREWRLAEQPKEEYKPGALLDVKIFEGVQYVDVSGISKGKGFAGVMKRHGFGGQPASHGTERKHRSPGSLSGHGSDRGHGGNIKKGKRMAGHMGMDRVTSRNHKLVWIDSENNLLAVKGAVPGPSGGYVEIRTAKTKK, from the coding sequence ATGGTGATGTTGCTCGGTAAAAAAGTCGGAATGACACAGGTTTATGATGAGGCGGGCCGGATGACCCCGGTGACGGTTCTCCAGGCCGGTCCCTGTACGATTCTTCAGGTAAAGACCCCGGAGAAGGACGGCTATTGTGCTCTGCAGCTGGGGTATGATGATGTCAAGCCCTCCCGAGTCAAGAAGCCCCAAAAAGGACATGCGGACAAGGCGGGCGCGACGGTCAAGCGTTTTATCCGCGAATGGCGTCTGGCGGAGCAGCCGAAAGAGGAGTACAAGCCGGGGGCTTTGCTGGATGTGAAGATTTTTGAGGGCGTCCAGTATGTGGATGTCAGCGGCATCAGCAAGGGCAAGGGGTTTGCCGGTGTCATGAAGCGGCATGGGTTCGGCGGCCAGCCGGCCTCACACGGAACGGAACGCAAGCACCGCTCGCCCGGCTCGCTGAGCGGCCACGGAAGCGACCGCGGTCACGGCGGAAATATCAAGAAAGGAAAGCGGATGGCCGGTCATATGGGAATGGACCGGGTGACCAGCCGCAATCATAAATTGGTCTGGATTGATTCGGAAAACAATCTGCTGGCGGTCAAGGGGGCGGTCCCCGGTCCTTCCGGCGGATATGTGGAAATCCGAACCGCAAAGACAAAGAAGTAA
- the rplR gene encoding 50S ribosomal protein L18, which produces MQRERIQRTRLRRNFRSRRKIFGTPERPRLVVFRSSRHIYAQIIDDIAGVTLVSSSTMSRALRGQLKSGGNREAAKAVGAALAKQALDMGIRAVCFDRNGYKFHGRVKALADAARETGLKF; this is translated from the coding sequence ATGCAGAGAGAACGGATACAACGAACGCGTCTGCGGCGTAATTTCCGCTCGCGGAGAAAGATTTTCGGGACGCCGGAGCGTCCGCGTCTGGTGGTGTTTCGCTCCAGCCGGCATATTTACGCTCAGATTATTGATGATATTGCGGGGGTGACGCTGGTCTCCTCCAGCACAATGAGCCGGGCTCTTCGGGGACAGCTCAAGAGCGGAGGCAATCGGGAGGCTGCCAAGGCGGTCGGGGCGGCGCTGGCCAAGCAGGCGCTGGATATGGGAATTCGAGCGGTCTGTTTTGACCGAAACGGATACAAATTTCACGGGCGAGTGAAGGCTCTGGCGGATGCAGCCCGCGAGACGGGCCTGAAGTTTTAA
- the rplF gene encoding 50S ribosomal protein L6, with translation MSRIGKKAIQIPSGVKVEQSGQLIKISGPKGTLQLQCRPEIQVRVADGKIEVSNPDPQDRQKRAFHGTTRALLNNMVKGVSEGFQKEMLIYGTGYSVKEQGGKLILSVGYAKPAELPIPKEVKVEIKTPATKGNETPAVFVLSSANKQVLGQFAAEIRKVRPPEPYQGKGIRYADEHVIRKEGKAFASGG, from the coding sequence ATGAGTCGAATCGGAAAAAAGGCAATTCAGATTCCCAGCGGCGTGAAGGTCGAGCAGTCCGGTCAGCTGATTAAAATCAGCGGGCCGAAGGGAACCCTGCAGCTGCAGTGTCGGCCTGAAATTCAGGTTCGGGTGGCGGACGGCAAAATTGAAGTAAGCAATCCGGACCCGCAGGACCGACAGAAACGGGCATTTCACGGAACGACCCGCGCCCTCCTGAACAACATGGTGAAGGGCGTCAGCGAGGGCTTCCAGAAGGAAATGCTGATTTACGGTACGGGCTACAGCGTCAAAGAACAGGGCGGCAAGCTGATTTTGTCGGTCGGGTATGCCAAGCCGGCGGAACTGCCGATTCCCAAGGAAGTCAAGGTCGAAATCAAGACGCCGGCCACGAAAGGCAATGAAACCCCGGCGGTCTTTGTGCTGTCCAGCGCCAACAAGCAGGTGCTCGGTCAGTTCGCCGCAGAGATTCGGAAGGTCCGTCCGCCGGAGCCCTATCAGGGCAAGGGAATTCGGTATGCGGATGAACATGTGATTCGCAAGGAAGGCAAGGCCTTTGCCTCCGGCGGGTAA
- the rplO gene encoding 50S ribosomal protein L15 has protein sequence MRSDEITALVGANKKRKRVGRGPGSGHGKTAGRGHKGDRSRSGFSLHPAFEGGQMPLFRRLAKRGFSNAPFSERYEIVNVSQLERYFRDGDTVGVKELAGAGLVRSVQSRVKILGDGELTKKLAVSAHKFSKSAEQKISGCGGTVKVVA, from the coding sequence ATGCGAAGTGATGAAATTACAGCGTTGGTCGGGGCAAATAAAAAGCGGAAACGGGTAGGCCGAGGTCCCGGCAGCGGACACGGAAAGACGGCTGGTCGCGGCCACAAAGGCGACCGGAGCCGTTCCGGGTTCTCCCTCCATCCGGCGTTTGAAGGCGGCCAGATGCCGCTGTTTCGCCGGCTGGCCAAGCGGGGCTTCAGCAATGCTCCGTTCTCCGAGCGATACGAAATCGTCAATGTTTCCCAGCTCGAGCGGTATTTCCGCGACGGGGATACGGTCGGGGTCAAGGAGCTGGCCGGTGCCGGACTTGTCCGGAGCGTGCAAAGCCGCGTGAAAATTCTGGGGGACGGCGAACTGACCAAAAAACTGGCGGTGTCGGCCCATAAATTCAGCAAAAGCGCAGAGCAGAAGATATCCGGCTGCGGCGGGACGGTAAAAGTGGTGGCCTGA
- the rplN gene encoding 50S ribosomal protein L14 has product MIQQETMLEIADNSGVKTAQCIRVLGKSSARKGKYTRVTASIGDIVCVAIKKHLPSCQLDRKKVYKCVIIRTKYPVRRPDGSYVRFDSNAAVIIDNENNPIGTRIFGAVARELREKNFMKIISLASEVV; this is encoded by the coding sequence GTGATACAGCAGGAAACCATGTTGGAAATCGCCGACAACAGCGGCGTGAAAACAGCTCAGTGTATCCGAGTGCTGGGCAAGAGCAGTGCCCGAAAAGGAAAGTACACCCGGGTGACCGCCAGCATCGGAGATATCGTGTGTGTGGCGATCAAAAAGCACCTGCCCAGCTGTCAGCTGGACCGCAAGAAGGTGTACAAGTGCGTGATTATCCGCACGAAGTATCCGGTCCGGCGCCCGGACGGCAGCTATGTCCGGTTTGACAGCAATGCGGCGGTCATCATTGACAATGAAAACAATCCGATCGGGACCCGAATTTTCGGGGCGGTGGCCCGGGAACTTCGCGAGAAGAACTTTATGAAAATTATCTCGCTGGCCAGTGAAGTGGTTTAG
- the rpsJ gene encoding 30S ribosomal protein S10 — translation MASETERIRIRMEAYDHRALDSSAKEIVEQARRTNALVSGPIPLPTRIERYTVLRSPHVDKKSREQFEMRTHKRLIDIYDANARTVEALNRLVVPAGVFVKIKA, via the coding sequence ATGGCAAGCGAAACCGAACGAATTCGTATCCGGATGGAGGCCTATGACCATCGGGCGTTGGACAGTTCCGCCAAGGAAATCGTCGAACAGGCCCGCCGCACCAATGCACTGGTGAGCGGACCGATTCCGCTGCCGACCCGGATTGAGCGGTACACAGTGCTTCGCAGCCCGCATGTGGATAAGAAATCCCGGGAACAGTTTGAGATGCGCACCCATAAGCGTCTGATTGATATTTATGATGCCAATGCCCGCACGGTCGAAGCCCTCAACCGGCTTGTGGTTCCTGCGGGCGTTTTTGTTAAGATAAAGGCCTGA
- a CDS encoding type Z 30S ribosomal protein S14 — protein MSTKALENKARKKPKFRSRAYTRCQICGRARAVYRKFKICRICFRKLANEGKIPGVKKASW, from the coding sequence ATGTCCACCAAGGCACTGGAAAACAAGGCGAGAAAGAAACCGAAGTTTCGGAGCCGTGCTTATACGCGGTGTCAAATCTGCGGGCGGGCTCGTGCGGTATATCGGAAGTTTAAGATTTGCCGGATTTGTTTTCGGAAACTGGCCAACGAGGGGAAGATTCCCGGCGTCAAAAAGGCCAGCTGGTAA
- the rplP gene encoding 50S ribosomal protein L16, with protein MALMPKRVKYRKQQRGTLKGVATRKNYVAFGEYGLQALSAHWITGRQIEAGRVAATHYLHREGKVYIRIFPDHSYTAKPLETRMGKGKAEVAGWVARVKPGTILFEIGGVEESVAKEALLRVAHKMPIRCRFVTRRHSLG; from the coding sequence ATGGCCTTAATGCCCAAACGAGTCAAATATCGAAAACAGCAGCGCGGCACCCTGAAGGGGGTTGCCACACGGAAGAATTATGTGGCGTTCGGGGAATACGGACTGCAGGCCCTGTCGGCGCACTGGATTACGGGCCGTCAGATCGAGGCCGGCCGTGTGGCGGCGACCCATTACCTGCACCGGGAAGGCAAGGTGTATATCCGGATTTTCCCGGACCATTCGTACACGGCCAAACCGCTGGAAACGCGTATGGGAAAAGGAAAGGCGGAAGTGGCCGGCTGGGTGGCGCGTGTAAAGCCCGGGACGATTCTGTTTGAAATCGGCGGCGTCGAGGAAAGTGTGGCCAAAGAAGCCCTGCTTCGCGTGGCGCACAAGATGCCGATTCGCTGCCGCTTTGTGACACGCCGTCATTCGCTTGGATAA
- the rpsE gene encoding 30S ribosomal protein S5, whose translation MPGEQPLEDTVVKVFRNAKVVKGGRRFSFSALVVVGDRNGTVGVGYGKANEVPPAVEKAIKDAKKNLKRIPVVGGTIPHEVIGKSRATQITMIPASPGTGVIAGSSARAVLEYAGIRNVLTKINGSRSAKNVVKAVMNGLLQLRDKETIESIRGVAVEAVKRW comes from the coding sequence ATGCCGGGCGAACAGCCGCTGGAAGATACGGTGGTGAAGGTGTTTCGGAACGCCAAGGTGGTCAAAGGCGGCCGCCGGTTCAGTTTTTCGGCCCTGGTGGTGGTGGGCGACCGAAACGGAACGGTGGGCGTCGGATACGGCAAGGCCAATGAGGTTCCGCCGGCGGTGGAAAAGGCCATCAAGGACGCCAAGAAAAATCTGAAGCGCATTCCGGTCGTCGGCGGGACGATTCCGCACGAAGTGATCGGCAAGAGCCGTGCGACGCAGATTACAATGATTCCGGCCAGTCCGGGTACCGGGGTGATTGCCGGTTCCAGCGCCCGGGCGGTCCTCGAATACGCCGGGATTCGGAATGTGCTGACGAAAATCAACGGCAGCCGCTCGGCCAAGAATGTTGTCAAGGCCGTGATGAACGGTTTGCTGCAGTTGCGGGATAAGGAAACCATCGAATCGATCCGCGGGGTCGCGGTGGAAGCAGTCAAAAGGTGGTGA
- the rplW gene encoding 50S ribosomal protein L23, whose product MNEYAIIVRPIITEQSMHFANARNVYAFEVNPKANKIQIRQAIEKIYNVKVRDVRTAHVKGKPRRRGRFLTHTKAWKKAWVVLQDEYRIDLY is encoded by the coding sequence GTGAATGAATATGCCATTATCGTTCGGCCGATTATTACGGAACAAAGCATGCATTTTGCCAATGCGCGGAATGTGTATGCGTTTGAAGTGAACCCAAAGGCCAATAAGATTCAGATTCGCCAGGCGATCGAGAAGATTTACAATGTGAAGGTGCGGGATGTGCGGACGGCCCATGTCAAGGGCAAACCGCGGCGCCGCGGGCGTTTTCTGACTCATACCAAGGCGTGGAAGAAGGCCTGGGTTGTGCTGCAGGATGAGTATCGGATTGATTTGTATTAA
- the rplX gene encoding 50S ribosomal protein L24 — MARHIKKGDMVQVISGDQKGVTGRVIRVMPDKELALVEGVNLVYKHVRPSQKNPQGGRIRIERPIHLSNLLPVHPKTNKGTRVRFVVDSKGVKKRTAADGTEIGIVRKAKQK, encoded by the coding sequence ATGGCAAGACATATTAAAAAAGGCGATATGGTGCAGGTGATATCCGGAGACCAGAAAGGGGTCACCGGACGGGTGATTCGGGTGATGCCGGACAAAGAACTGGCCCTGGTGGAAGGCGTGAACCTTGTTTATAAGCATGTTCGCCCTTCACAGAAAAATCCGCAGGGCGGGCGGATTCGGATTGAACGGCCGATTCATCTGAGCAATCTGCTGCCGGTGCATCCCAAAACCAACAAGGGCACCCGGGTTCGTTTCGTTGTGGATTCCAAAGGTGTCAAGAAGCGAACAGCTGCGGACGGAACGGAAATCGGAATTGTACGGAAAGCCAAGCAGAAATAA
- the rpmC gene encoding 50S ribosomal protein L29, giving the protein MKINEIREMRTDERLEKLQELQRKVFELRCQAVTENLQNRHVIRNIRRDIARIKTVMREEERKGR; this is encoded by the coding sequence ATGAAGATAAACGAAATTCGAGAAATGCGAACTGATGAACGCCTGGAAAAGCTTCAGGAGCTGCAGCGGAAAGTCTTTGAGCTTCGCTGTCAGGCGGTGACGGAGAATCTGCAGAACCGACATGTGATCCGAAATATCCGGCGTGATATCGCCCGAATCAAAACGGTGATGCGAGAGGAAGAACGGAAGGGCCGGTAA
- the rplD gene encoding 50S ribosomal protein L4 translates to MIDVAVYNREGQEVDRIQVNEEVLGGHVRAALLKQAIVMYHANRRVGTAATKNRGRVEGSTRKLYRQKGTGNARMGTIRTCSRRGGGVAFAKLPRDFSQRMPKKQRQLARDSAILAKLQSGQVVVVDELAFSEPKTKEFARVLKNLKIDRSCLVTIPSQDVNLYKSARNIPKVDVMVVSDLNAGDICNRQKMLFTKEAFLSVVNRQTHTN, encoded by the coding sequence ATGATTGATGTAGCAGTGTACAATCGAGAAGGGCAGGAAGTGGACCGTATTCAGGTCAATGAAGAGGTCCTGGGCGGTCATGTTCGAGCGGCCCTGCTGAAGCAGGCGATTGTGATGTATCATGCCAATCGGCGTGTGGGAACGGCGGCGACGAAAAACCGCGGTCGTGTGGAAGGGTCCACGCGGAAGCTGTATCGGCAGAAGGGTACCGGAAATGCCCGAATGGGTACGATTCGCACCTGTTCGCGTCGGGGCGGCGGTGTGGCCTTTGCGAAGCTGCCGCGGGACTTCAGCCAGCGGATGCCCAAAAAGCAGCGCCAGCTGGCGCGGGATTCGGCGATTCTGGCCAAGCTCCAGAGCGGCCAGGTGGTTGTGGTGGATGAGCTGGCGTTTTCCGAACCCAAAACAAAAGAGTTTGCACGGGTTCTGAAGAATCTGAAGATTGATCGAAGCTGTCTGGTGACGATTCCCAGCCAGGATGTGAATCTCTATAAGTCCGCCCGCAATATCCCGAAAGTGGATGTGATGGTGGTTTCGGACCTGAATGCCGGGGATATCTGCAACCGACAGAAAATGCTGTTTACGAAAGAAGCGTTTTTGTCCGTCGTGAACCGACAGACCCATACGAATTAA
- the rpsH gene encoding 30S ribosomal protein S8 — protein sequence MSLGDPIADMLTRIRNASRVGRSQVQVKASKVCEGIAAVLKEEGYIRDYDRIDDGKQGLLRVFLKYTPDGRPVIQMIKRVSKPGRRKYCGVDELPVVLNGMGISILSTSRGVVSDRVCRRDHIGGELLCTVS from the coding sequence ATGAGTTTAGGTGATCCGATAGCTGATATGTTGACCCGGATTCGGAACGCATCGCGAGTCGGGCGTTCTCAGGTCCAGGTAAAGGCCTCCAAGGTGTGCGAAGGGATAGCGGCCGTCCTGAAAGAAGAGGGGTATATTCGGGACTATGACCGGATTGATGACGGCAAACAGGGTCTTCTTCGGGTCTTTCTGAAGTACACACCGGACGGACGGCCTGTGATTCAGATGATTAAACGGGTCAGCAAGCCCGGACGTCGGAAATATTGCGGTGTGGATGAGCTGCCGGTGGTGCTCAACGGGATGGGCATCTCCATCTTGTCCACGAGTCGTGGAGTGGTAAGTGATCGAGTCTGCCGTCGGGACCATATCGGCGGCGAATTACTGTGCACGGTGAGTTAA
- the rplE gene encoding 50S ribosomal protein L5, which yields MARLKVLYKSKVVPALKEKFGYTTPMAVPRLEKIVVSMGVGKATQDKKFLDMALRDLTVITGQKPLICAAKKSVSNFKVRQGDKTGLKVTLRRDRMYEFLDRLINLAIPRVKDFRGLNPNGFDGHGNYSMGLEEQSVFPEIDAARIEVNQGMNITFVTSAKTDEEGRELLRLFGMPFRS from the coding sequence ATGGCTCGTTTGAAGGTTTTATATAAATCGAAGGTTGTTCCGGCTCTGAAAGAGAAGTTCGGTTATACGACGCCGATGGCCGTTCCGCGTCTGGAGAAGATTGTGGTCTCGATGGGGGTCGGAAAGGCCACGCAGGACAAAAAGTTTTTGGATATGGCCCTGCGGGATTTGACGGTGATTACCGGCCAGAAGCCCCTGATTTGTGCGGCCAAAAAGAGCGTGTCAAACTTCAAGGTGCGTCAGGGAGACAAGACGGGCCTGAAGGTAACCCTTCGTCGGGACCGGATGTATGAATTTCTGGACCGTCTGATTAACCTGGCGATTCCGCGTGTGAAAGACTTCCGCGGGCTCAATCCCAACGGCTTTGACGGGCACGGGAATTATTCGATGGGTCTGGAGGAACAGAGTGTGTTCCCCGAAATTGATGCGGCCCGCATCGAAGTCAATCAGGGCATGAATATAACGTTTGTGACAAGCGCCAAAACGGATGAAGAAGGCCGTGAACTGCTGCGGCTGTTCGGAATGCCGTTTCGGTCGTAA